The Flavobacterium johnsoniae UW101 genomic interval TTTTATTTATAAACAAAAGAAAACTTTAAGACTTTCGACTTTTGACTTTAAGACTATTTTACATGTAACTTAATATCTCTTTTTTATAAGCATCATATTCTCCCTGCATGATTAAACCATTATCAAGAAGTTTTTTGTAATTCTGTAATTTATCAAAAAGTTCTTCTTTAGATAAATCACTTAATTTTCGTTCTCCGGCTGGCTGAGTCGGAAGCGGTTCATAAGTTTCTGTAACAACAGGAGCTGCTGGTAAAATTTCAGCAAAACTTGTTACTTCTTCTGTTTCAACTTCTTCGATCTCTTCTTCTGCTTCTTCTTCAAAAACAGGTTCAGCAGTTTCTTGAATTGGAGTGGCAGTCTGAACTGGATTTTTTAATAAATCCAATTGTTCTTTAGCGTATGTATAAATTTTTCTAGCCTGAATTTTTGGAATATAATCAATAGAAACGGCTAAATCTGTTTTAGTGCCAAATGAAAATTCAGAACCTAAAATGTTTTCTTTTACAAAAGTACTCGCAATATCATCCCAAGTATAATCTGTAAAATCCATAGAAAGCCCTAAATTTTTAGGTTTACAGATAATGATACGTTTGTTTGTTAATACAATACTATCCGGAAAAACAGTAATCGCAGGCTTTTTTTGTACTGCGATGTATCCAACTTCTTCGCCTTTCATTAATAAATCAGTAAGTTTCGAAGTTATTTTTTCAATCGCTTTTGGATCTTGTTCTTCGTTCAGAAATTTTTTAAATTGTTCTTTCATTGTTTATTAGTTGCTAAGTTTCAAAGCGGCTAAGCTGCTAAATTTTTTTTCTAACGATGCAAATGTAATGCCTAATTTTCTAATTCGATAATTTCATTCTGAATTTTCTTCGTCAAACTTTTGAAAACCAATTCATACGAATGGTCTATCAATTCTTTGACAAATTTTACGGGTAAATTTCCGTTTAATGCCACCGTATTCCAATGCACTTTACTCATATGAAATCCTGGTTGTATTTCGTCATATTCGGCTCTGAGCTCTTGTGCACGGTCTGGATCACATTTTAAATTGACTGACTGTTCATTCTTCTCCCATTGTGATAAAGAAGATAAGGCAAACATTTTTCCTCCAACTTTAAAAACCAAAGTATCTTCATCAAAAGGAAAATGTTCGCTCACCCCTTTTTTAGACAGACAATATTCGTAAAACGTTTCTAAATTCATAACTTTTTATTTACCAATTTCACCTAAATGCGTGTATTTAAAACCCTTTTCATATTTAAGACCGTATCCAAAAATGCGATCCATAGCCGAATGTGAAAATAAAATAATTCCGGCTAATT includes:
- a CDS encoding PH domain-containing protein, with protein sequence MKEQFKKFLNEEQDPKAIEKITSKLTDLLMKGEEVGYIAVQKKPAITVFPDSIVLTNKRIIICKPKNLGLSMDFTDYTWDDIASTFVKENILGSEFSFGTKTDLAVSIDYIPKIQARKIYTYAKEQLDLLKNPVQTATPIQETAEPVFEEEAEEEIEEVETEEVTSFAEILPAAPVVTETYEPLPTQPAGERKLSDLSKEELFDKLQNYKKLLDNGLIMQGEYDAYKKEILSYM
- a CDS encoding MmcQ/YjbR family DNA-binding protein; translated protein: MNLETFYEYCLSKKGVSEHFPFDEDTLVFKVGGKMFALSSLSQWEKNEQSVNLKCDPDRAQELRAEYDEIQPGFHMSKVHWNTVALNGNLPVKFVKELIDHSYELVFKSLTKKIQNEIIELEN